In the genome of Bremerella sp. P1, the window TGGTCAGGTAAAGCCGCGTCGTCCACGGCAGCATGGCCTTATAGATCTCCGCGCCACCCACCACAAACGCTTCTTCCACATCGTGGCACGCAGCGACCGCATCACCAACGCTATTGGCGATGACCGCCCCTTCGACCTGGTAGCTAGGATCGCGCGTGACGATGATCGTGGTGCGTCCCGGCAGCAGCCGCCCGATCGACTCGTACGTCTTGCGGCCCATGATCATCGGGCAGCCCATGGTCAAGCTCTTGAACCGCTTGAGGTCATTGGACAGACGCCACGGCATGTCTCCGTCGCGGCCGATCACCCAGTCTTGGCTGGCCGCGACGATCATCGAAATTCTCATACGGCAACCGGAGCAGATATGTGCGGGTGCGGGTCGTAGTCGATCAACTCGAAGTCTTCAAACTTAAACGCGAACAGGTCCTTCACGTCTGGGTTGATCTTCATCGTCGGCAGCGATTTCGGCTCGCGCGACAGTTGGAGCTTGGTTTGCTCTAAGTGATTCGAGTACAGATGGGCGTCGCCAAACGTGTGCACAAAGTCGCCTGGCTGAAGATCGCATACCTGGGCGAGCATCATGGTCAGCAGCGAGTACGAAGCGATGTTGAACGGCACGCCGAGGAATACGTCAGCGCTTCGCTGATACAACTGGCAGCTCAGCTTCCCTTCGGCCACGTAGAACTGAAACAGGAGGTGACACGGCGGAAGCGCCATGTGCGGAACGTCGGCTACGTTCCAGGCCGAGACAATCAGTCGCCGCGAATCGGGGTTCTTCTTGATTTGCTCGACCAACTGCGAAACCTGGTCGATCGTTTCGCCTGTGGGGGTCTGCCAACTGCGCCACTGCTTACCGTATACCGGCCCGAGGTTGCCTTCCTCATCGGCCCACTCGTCCCAAATACGGACCTTGTTTTCTTTGAGGTAGCCGATGTTGGTATCGCCTTGCAGAAACCACAGCAGTTCGTGAATGATCGACCGCAGGTGCAGCTTCTTGGTCGTGACCACCGGAAACCCTTCCGAGAGATCAAACCGCATTTGATGACCGAACACACTGAGCGTACCGGTGCCAGTCCGGTCATGCTTCTCGACCCCTTCGTCGAGAATTCGCTGCATCAGGTCAAGGTACTGTCGCATATCTTTTTCCTGTTCCCTCATCCCGGCGGGGCAAGAGGACAAAAGGAACGCCTAACGTCTAGCCCAACGCCGACTCGCACTGTCGCATGTAAGCGATACTGTCCTTCACCAACGACTCGATGCCTGGCTCGTAGTCGAAGACTTCCACCGAGACCCAACCATTGTAACCGACTTCCCTGAGTGCTTGGAAAATCGGGATAAAATCAACATCTCCCATGCCTGGGCCGCGTTTGTTGGGGTCGTTGGCGTGGAAGTGGGCAATGTGCGGATGTGTTTCGCGAATGATTTGCGGGATCGGCTTATCTTCGGCCGACATCGCTTTGACGTCCAGGTGAATCTGGCAGTTAGGCGAGTCGATCAGGTCCATCAACTCCATGCCTTTCTCGGCCGTGTTCAGGAAGTCTCCTTCCGCTGGTCCCAGGGGTTCCAGGGCCAGCGTCACGTCGCACTGTTCGAGCGTCGGCATCGCTTTACGAATGCAATCGGCGGCCAACTTCATCGCTTGCGACTCGCTCACGCCGGGAAGCAGGTTCCGCTGCTGCGGGCTGCCGAGCACCATAATTTTTCCGCCCAAATCGCTACATAGCCGCGCCAATTCGCAAAAGTAGTCGCTCGTCTTCTTACGGACCTCATCATCGGGCGTCGTCAGGTAGAAGCCTTCGGTCTTGGCCAGCAGCCAGTGCAGACCAACCACATCGAGGTCGGCATCTTCGATCATGCCGCGGATCTCACCGCGCCGCTTGGCGGTCACATCGTAGGCCGTCGGAGCAAGCGTGAAGGGAGCGATTTCGATCGCGTCGTAGCCAGACTCTTTCGCGTGGGCCAGGGCCGTTTCCAGCTTCCAGTCTTGGTACGTTTCGTTGCAGAGTGCGTATTTGAACATCGGCTTCTCTTGTCTCCTCTCCCTCGCTGGGAGAGGGCCAGGATGAGGGTTACTGGTTCGCGTTTGGCAGGTCGTTGTTTCTCCCTAGTCCGGCTGGCTCTCCCCTGACGGGCGAGCGAAGCGGATGGGGAACACTCCGTTCTATGTCAATCCGAACGAGGGAACAACCAGTCTGCTACAGCGCTTCGGTCAGAATCTGTAGCAAGTCGTCCCGCGTCGGCGTGCGGGGATTGATATTCATCAGCCGCGTGATGCCAAACGACTTGTCGGCAAAGCCAGGCAGCATGTCTTCGGTCACCCCAAACGCACTCAGCTTCTCGGGAATACCAATCAGGCCTTTGAGCTGTTCCACTTGCCGAATGGCGAGCAGGGCCCCTTCCATGTCGCTGGCGTAATCGCAGATCGGATCCAATAGCTGCGCGATGCGGGCCAGCTTCGCCTCGCGCTGCGGCAGGTTGTACTTCATCACGTAAGGAAGCAGCAAACCGTTGCCGCCGCCGTGGCTACAGTGCACGCGGCCACCGATGGGGTACTCCAGGGCGTGAACCACCGCCACGCCGCAGTTGGAAAAGGCCAAGCCGGCCAGTGAAGCGGCCAGTGCCATCTTCTCACGGGCCTCGCGGTTGTTCGGCTCGTGAACTGCCGCCACCAGGTACCGACCGACCAGTGCGATCGCCTCTTCGGCAAACAACTCACCGATGGGTGTACTACCGCTATACGGAATCGCCTCGCCTGGTTCGGCGGCGATCTCGGAGGACTCCTTCGAGAGGTATGCTTCGACGGCATGGGTCAGCGCGTCGATGCCGCTGTCGGCCGTAATTTGTTTGGGGCAACTGAAGGTCAGCTCGGGATCGACAATCGCTAGAGCCGGCCGCATGAACTGGCTGAGGATGCTAACCTTCATGTTCGTTTCGCGATCGGTCAGCACGGCCGACTGCGAAACTTCGCTGCCGGTGCCTGCGGTCGTCGGCATGGCGATCACGGGAATGATCTGGGAGGGAACGTTATCCCAGCCAAAGTAATCTTGGGGCTCGCCGCCGTGGGTCGCCAACACGGCGGTGACCTTGGCCAAGTCGATATTGCTTCCGCCACCCAAGCCAAGGATCGCGTCCGGTTCAAAGGTGCCAGCCATCAGGGCCGCGTTCTTGGCAATCTCCAAATCGGGCTCGGCGACACTGCCGTCGAACACTTCGACCTGAATGCCATGCTCGGCCAGGTCTTCGACCAACGGCTGCACCATACCCAGGCCCGAAAGCGTGGCATCGGTAACGATCTGAACTTTCCGATACCGACGCCGCGCCGCTTGCTTACCGAGTTCGTGTCGGGAACCGCAGCCAAAGGTAAACTGCCCAGCGGAGAAGAAGCTCCAGGATTGTGCCATGTTATCCAGTCCTGTCCCCTCGCCCCTGACGGGAGAGGGCTAGGGTGAGGGGGCGATTAGGTGTCTCGCCTAACTATGGAAGAAGCGTGAACCACGAGATGAGAATATGCTGTGACATCGAAAAGGGTGAGAAACGCCGTTGGCAGCCCATCACCCGAACCCTCTCCCGTCAGGGGAGAGGGAACAAGACGCGAGTGTCTAACCTTGCTTGGCCAGGATGCGTTCCAGGTACTTGGCGACCAGCGTGGCATCGTCGGAAGCGACCAGGTGATCGATCTGCGCTTTGGGGACTTCCAGCTTTTCCAGGTGACCGATGATCCGCTTCCAGATGGTGGCGCGCTTCTTACCTTCGGCGAGGTACAGTTCGGTGATGTTTTCCTGGAGCTTCTGCGTCGCAATCGCGTCTTTGTTGTCGTAGTAACGCTTGATGATATTTTGCTGATGTTTGGTGTAGGACTTAGCCATCCGGGGCATCCTTTTCGCATTCAAGAAAGCAAATAAGACCGCAAACAGGTGCGGCCGAAAATTCATCGTGACAGAGTCAACGAAACCTGTAAAGCGATCGGCTTTCCAGCGGGCAGAATTCCAGCAAATTTGCCCATAGTATCAGTGCTGGCATCCATAGATCCGGTCCCCTCGCCCTTGCAAAGGGAGAGGGCTAGGGTGAGGGTTGGGGAATGGGTACCAGCTTCACCCCCTCACCCTAACCCTCTCCCCCGAAGACGGTGGAGAGGGGACAGGAAAGAGTTACTCCCCACAGCAGGGGCAGCGCTCAGGCACGATCACCAGCAGTGTCGCGCTGTACTTGGTGGCATCGTAGCCATCGCCGTTGGCGTCCGGCTGCTCGACATGAGCCACCACCAGGTACTGATCGCCACTCTTGGGCGTGAAGCTGGCTTCGCCTTGTTCGTTCGTCTTCCGTTCATACGTTTCGTCGAAACCTTCCTGCAACGTTTCGCGGCGCGGAATGAACGAGACGACCGTGTCCTTCAGCGGCTTGCCATGAAACATCAGCTTCACGGCGATTGGCTTGCCGGGACCGAGTGGCGCCACGGGGTTTTCTGTCGGCACCAATTCCAAGGCATGGCCCAGTGGCTTGTCGAAACCGGTCAGGTCGCTGGGGATCTGCGAAAGACTGTCGTTGACGATGAAGAACGTTTTGCCGCTCTTCACGCTGCGTACCGGGTGGCCGTGGTTCACAATCATGTCGCGAGTGTGCGAGACCTTATACAGGCCAGCCTTGTCGGCGACATACTTGGCGTTCCAGAAACCTTCCTTGGGGGCATAGCCCAAGTCGACCGCCACGCTGGTCAGATCAAACTTCGATCCGTCCGGGGCAATCACGTCCCAGGTACCATCGGCTGGATTGGCCTTGCTGGCCATCTTGAAGTCGCGATGGTTGTTGCCGTGGTTGCCGAGTTTTAAGTCGACATAGATGGCGTCGCCTGTGCGGACGATCCCGGTGTTGGTTTCGACCCACGTATCGTGGGCCATGGCCGAGGTTGCCATGACGGCAACCAGGAGAGTCATCGTAAGAATACGTTTCATCGTGTTCACCTT includes:
- a CDS encoding dihydrofolate reductase; protein product: MRISMIVAASQDWVIGRDGDMPWRLSNDLKRFKSLTMGCPMIMGRKTYESIGRLLPGRTTIIVTRDPSYQVEGAVIANSVGDAVAACHDVEEAFVVGGAEIYKAMLPWTTRLYLTKVHAMIPDGDTHFPLLDFHEWHLESAEEIPADEKNQFPTRFEVWDRLPEA
- a CDS encoding thymidylate synthase, which gives rise to MRQYLDLMQRILDEGVEKHDRTGTGTLSVFGHQMRFDLSEGFPVVTTKKLHLRSIIHELLWFLQGDTNIGYLKENKVRIWDEWADEEGNLGPVYGKQWRSWQTPTGETIDQVSQLVEQIKKNPDSRRLIVSAWNVADVPHMALPPCHLLFQFYVAEGKLSCQLYQRSADVFLGVPFNIASYSLLTMMLAQVCDLQPGDFVHTFGDAHLYSNHLEQTKLQLSREPKSLPTMKINPDVKDLFAFKFEDFELIDYDPHPHISAPVAV
- a CDS encoding sugar phosphate isomerase/epimerase family protein, which encodes MFKYALCNETYQDWKLETALAHAKESGYDAIEIAPFTLAPTAYDVTAKRRGEIRGMIEDADLDVVGLHWLLAKTEGFYLTTPDDEVRKKTSDYFCELARLCSDLGGKIMVLGSPQQRNLLPGVSESQAMKLAADCIRKAMPTLEQCDVTLALEPLGPAEGDFLNTAEKGMELMDLIDSPNCQIHLDVKAMSAEDKPIPQIIRETHPHIAHFHANDPNKRGPGMGDVDFIPIFQALREVGYNGWVSVEVFDYEPGIESLVKDSIAYMRQCESALG
- a CDS encoding iron-containing alcohol dehydrogenase; translated protein: MAQSWSFFSAGQFTFGCGSRHELGKQAARRRYRKVQIVTDATLSGLGMVQPLVEDLAEHGIQVEVFDGSVAEPDLEIAKNAALMAGTFEPDAILGLGGGSNIDLAKVTAVLATHGGEPQDYFGWDNVPSQIIPVIAMPTTAGTGSEVSQSAVLTDRETNMKVSILSQFMRPALAIVDPELTFSCPKQITADSGIDALTHAVEAYLSKESSEIAAEPGEAIPYSGSTPIGELFAEEAIALVGRYLVAAVHEPNNREAREKMALAASLAGLAFSNCGVAVVHALEYPIGGRVHCSHGGGNGLLLPYVMKYNLPQREAKLARIAQLLDPICDYASDMEGALLAIRQVEQLKGLIGIPEKLSAFGVTEDMLPGFADKSFGITRLMNINPRTPTRDDLLQILTEAL
- a CDS encoding DUF4198 domain-containing protein; translation: MKRILTMTLLVAVMATSAMAHDTWVETNTGIVRTGDAIYVDLKLGNHGNNHRDFKMASKANPADGTWDVIAPDGSKFDLTSVAVDLGYAPKEGFWNAKYVADKAGLYKVSHTRDMIVNHGHPVRSVKSGKTFFIVNDSLSQIPSDLTGFDKPLGHALELVPTENPVAPLGPGKPIAVKLMFHGKPLKDTVVSFIPRRETLQEGFDETYERKTNEQGEASFTPKSGDQYLVVAHVEQPDANGDGYDATKYSATLLVIVPERCPCCGE